The Budorcas taxicolor isolate Tak-1 chromosome 18, Takin1.1, whole genome shotgun sequence genome window below encodes:
- the LOC128063820 gene encoding sulfotransferase 2A1-like, with protein MTGKSLWFEGIPFPSLDYSPELLREVQESFLVKDEDVLLLTFPKSGTNWLIETVCLVYSKGDPKWVQSEPIWDRSPWVETKVGYELLKEKEGPRLISSHLPIQLFPKSFFKSKAKMIYLIRNPRDVFVSGYFFWRNAKFVKRPQSMEQYFEWFVEGNVVFGSWFDHIRGWMSMRDKENSLILSYEEMKWNTRSTVEKICQFLGKKLEPEELNSVLRNSSFQAMKENNMSNYSLLKGQYFEENGQLLRRGVAGDWKNYFTVAQAETFDKLFQEKMADLPQDLFLWK; from the exons ATGACAGGAAAGTCTTTGTGGTTTGAAGGGATACCCTTCCCAAGCCTGGATTACTCACCTGAACTCCTGAGAGAGGTGCAGGAGAGTTTCCTTGTTAAAGATGAAGATGTCTTACTGCTGACTTTCCCCAAATCAG GAACAAACTGGTTGATTGAAACTGTCTGCTTGGTTTACTCCAAGGGGGATCCCAAGTGGGTCCAATCTGAGCCCATTTGGGACCGCTCCCCCTGGGTAGAGACTAAGGTTGGGTATGAATTACTAAAGGAGAAGGAAGGCCCACGTCTCATCAGTTCTCACCTGCCCATCCAACTCTTCCCCAAGTCTTTCTTCAAATCCAAGGCCAAG atgATCTACCTCATCAGAAATCCCAGAGATGTTTTTGTGTCTGGTTATTTTTTCTGGAGGAATGCAAAATTTGTTAAGAGACCACAGTCAATGGAACAATACTTTGAATGGTTTGTCGAAGGAAATG TGGTATTTGGATCGTGGTTTGACCACATTCGGGGCTGGATGTCCATGAGAGACAAGGAGAACTCCCTGATACTGAGTTACGAAGAGATGAAATGG AACACAAGGAGCACTGTGGAGAAGATCTGCCAATTCCTGGGCAAGAAACTAGAACCAGAAGAACTGAACTCAGTCCTCAGAAACAGTTCTTTCCAGGCCATGAAAGAAAACAATATGTCCAATTATTCCCTCCTGAAGGGTCAGTATTTTGAGGAGAATGGACAACTTTTGAGAAGAG GCGTGGCTGGGGACTGGAAAAATTACTTCACGGTGGCCCAAGCTGAAACCTTTGATAAACTATTCCAGGAGAAGATGGCAGACCTTCCTCAAGATCTGTTCCTGTGGAAATAA